The Brassica oleracea var. oleracea cultivar TO1000 chromosome C6, BOL, whole genome shotgun sequence genome includes a region encoding these proteins:
- the LOC106296683 gene encoding uncharacterized protein At4g22758-like — MLLYNKQKKNQNAKGNRILISVTVLGSAGPIRFVAYEEDLVASVVDTALKCYAREGRLPLLGSDFNDFLLYCPMFGPEALSAWSAIGSLGARNFTLCRKPEDTKVVKEGDGKSNSINGAKKGGSLKAWINKSFSLKVSSH, encoded by the exons ATGTTGCTTTACAACAAGCAGAAGAAGAACCAGAACGCAAAGGGAAACAGAATCCTTATCAGCGTTACGGTTCTTGGTAGCGCCGGTCCGATCCGGTTCGTTGCTTACGAGGAAGATCTCGTCGCTTCTGTTGTTGATACTGCTCTTAAATGCTACGCTCGCGAAGGTCGTCTTCCTCTTCTCGGTTCCGATTTCAATGATTTCCTTCTCTACTGTCCAATGTTTGGACCTGAAG CTTTAAGCGCGTGGAGTGCGATTGGATCGCTTGGTGCAAGGAACTTTACTCTGTGTAGGAAACCAGAGGATACGAAGGTGGTCAAGGAAGGTGATGGAAAATCTAATTCCATTAATGGTGCAAAGAAAGGAGGAAGCTTGAAGGCTTGGATCAACAAGTCCTTTAGCCTCAAAGTCTCCAGCCATTGA